The genomic interval ATACTCGACGGACGATCCTAAGCCGAGATTCGTGAGGGATATGAGGCTCTCTGGCCGTTTGAGTATGAGTACATCTGCGATACCCATTCCACACTCCCCTCAACAGCCACTCGCCTTTGAAGGATACCGATTTGCCCACATCCTGACAAGCTGTACTCGCGAAGTGCTGAGCAAGGAGGGCGGGACGAGGGCGGGTTCATCTGGTTTGTCTGGTCTATCTGGTTGGTCGGACAGGGGGATGGTCGGTCTGGTCTATCGCGCCTGCGGGACGGGCACGACTAGCGGGAAAGACGAGACGTGAGGCGTGAAAGGTGAAACGCAAGGGGTGTCCGGAAGTGCTGCGTGCTGAGCGCGAAGCGCGGCATGGGAAGAGCCGTGCTGGTTGGCCGGATCGGAAATTCAACCAGAAGAACCAGATAGACCAGAGGAACAAGAAAGACCGGACAGCCTGCTAGGCGGCCGCATAGGTCCTGACGTCGACTTGGACTCCCGCGCGGACGGCTTCTTCGGCAGTCTTAAGCAGGTGAGCGGTGACGCTTTCTTCCACGTACTCTTCTCCGCAATTCGTACAGACCCGCGCCGGAACTCCTTTGATGACGACCGTTGCGCCCTCGCGCTCGAGCGTGACCGTCGCTGTGCCCTGGTGAGTTTCCCCGGTTTTGCAAATGACGCACATCATCGACGCTTCCTCCTCTTGAATCCCGACTCCCACTCTTCGATATCCGGCTGATAGACGGTCACGATGATCGTTTCCTGGGCCGACCCATTATCGGCTGCCACCACATGGAGGGGACGCAAGCCACTCCACCCCAGTATCAGCCGACTTGGAAAGGGCTTATCCGTCGGATAGGTTTCGATGGTCTCCCCCGTTGCGACGACCAGCCTGACGTCCTCTTTGCTGACTCTCCGTTGGAACATCCGCTGGATAGCATGAACCCGAAAGACCAGGAGAAATTGGCTCATTCTGTCGTGATCCCCACCCCACTTCTTACCCAGCGTCGTTGAAAGGAAGTCTAGCGCAGTCTCACTCGAAAGTCATCCGACCGACGACGATGCGCGGACTGGTGTACCCTAGGCTGCGGGGCGGTCCTTCCTCGAATGGCGTTGGCAAGATCGATGAAACTGGCCCCAAGGAGCAAAAGGGCACTGACCAAGAGGTCCATCGACACTGACGGATCGCCGGCGAGGCAGGGCTGAATCAGGTGAGTTTGTACTGGCCTGATTTCTGAGTGCCGCTTCGCTGGACCAGCCCTGCTTCCAGGAGCGGATTCAACAGATCCATAGCTCCCTGTTTAGAGACCCGCAGGCTCTCGCGAATCTCTTTGGGCGTCATCGACCGGCGGTCCTTGAGCAGCCGCAGTCACTGCGTAACTAATAGGTCAAGTATGAGTCAAGTTATGAGTCAACCACACACCAGTCCAAACATCTTTGTTCATGAAGGTGACCGATTGCCCCACGTCCGGACAAGCTGTGCGCGCAATGCTGGAGGCTCGGTGCTGAGTCCTGGGTGCTGAGCGAGGCGCGGGGATGGTCTATCTGGTCTATAGAGCCTGCGAGATGCGCGGGACTGGTGCGCCTGGCTGAGGCGTATGGCCGATAGCGGCGGAACAACTCGCCGCCCCCTAGCCTAGACCCATTCGGTTCTTCTCTCTCGTTGAATTAGCCATCAATCGCCGCTGTCATGGCCTGACGACAAGATGGCCTCGCCGGTTCTGCTGATAACAGGTCTCGGAGCGGTCTCGACAAAACGGGCGTTCTTTGCCGTAGGACACGACGATGAAGCGCTCAGGCTTAATCCCGAGTTCCATCAAATAATTGCGGACTGACTTGGCCCGCTTCTCCGCCAGCACGAAATTATAGGTGGTGCTGCCCCGGTCATCGCAGTGCCCTTCCACTTTCAGCTGGACGGCCGGATGCGTGCGCAGCCACTCGGCATCCCGGCTGAGCGCCTGTCGCCCCTCATCATCGATGTTCCAGCTATCGTAGCCAAAAAAGACATCACGCAGGCCGGCTGTCGCCGTCGCGGTTTGTTCTGCTCGCATTTGGTCCATCTGCCGTTTCGCGGTAGCCGGGTCCACCTTGGTGATGGCCATGCCAGGGCCGGGCCGTTCTGTGCCGGGAAGATCGGTCATGGACGTGCTGGGCATACTGTCGATCGGTGCGGGATAGGCGGTGCTCCCGTCCGATCGGCCAGCTTTGCTTGAGCAGCCCGCGCTCCACAGCACCAGACAACTGATGGCCAGTAGGCTGATCATCCGAACATCACGATTCATGCGAACCTCCTTGGTGAATACACAATAAGGTTCCGCTCTTCTGCTCGTCGGAATTTTGCTTCTCCTGGCAGGTAGTGTAACTGGGTGACCGGACCAGGGCAATACGCAAGGGTGAGGAGGGCTATGCTGTCGTGCTATCGAACGAGAAGCGCGCGACGAGGGGGAATGGCTGGAATGGCGAGACGTGGGGGGGCGAAGACGGTTTATCTGGTCTATCTAGCCTGTCTCGTTTGTCTGGTTGGCCGGATCGAGAAATCAACCAGAAGAACCCAAAAGACCAAACAAACCTAAGAGGTCGAACCGCTAGCGGCGACTCCTCTATGCGGCGCGAGGGCCTGCTTTCTTTTCTCCGCCCTTAATGGCGTTGGCAAGATCGGTGGAACTGGCCCCAAGGAGTAAGAGGGCACTGACCAAGAGATCCATCGACACTGACGGATCGCCGGCTTCCATTTTCGCCACTCGGGATTGACTGGATTGGAGGCGCTCAGCGAGCTGGACTTGCGAGAGGCCCTGTTTATTCCGTCGCTCCCGAAGACTCCGACTGAGCGCCAGCTTCACTTCGATGAGCACCGCCTCCGCTTCTGACAGCCCGAGAAACTCCTTCACGGACCCGACCACCCATCCGGCAGCTTCCAGTTTTGCGCGTTTCGTTTTCTTCATGGTCATGCTCCTCTTAAGCATTCAGTTGGTCATACTCTCGGAGTCGGCGTCTGCAGGTCTGAATAATCGATTGAGGCGTCTGTTGAGTCTTCTTCTTCAACACGTCGAGAATGACCACTGCGTCAGTATCTGCCCGGTATATGATGCGAAACGTGCAGGACTCATCATTGATCCGCAACTCATGGCATCGAGGCCCAATGGCTGGCATGGGCCGTGAGTGCGGCAGTCCAAGCGATTCGCCCTGCTGCAACAACCTGAGCGCATATCCCGCTTCGAGGCGCGCAGCCTGAGAGAACGGCGGTGTCTTGACCCCGCCACGAAGCCAGACAAGTGGTTTGTCTATCTCGCCCATCGTCACACAAGGATCCGTTGACTACACAAGATCATATGTCATATCGGACATACCGTCAATCCCCCAATCCCCGCCTCTCTCCTTTTTCCTCCGACGAATCACCCTCTACAGGGAGGCCTTTGGCTTTCGCGGACGTGACCGGAGGAGCGAGGTATCCGCTGGGTTGAGACGGGAGGAAAAGCTGGAACTGACCGACGCTTCACGGTGGGCACCACCGTGACGGAGGGAATTCCAGAAGGCTTCCACCCGGCGATGCCCGAGCGGATCGCTCCGGGAGGTGCGGGAGCGAAGCCCGAAGGCATCACTCCCCCTATACTTTTGGAATACGCAGCGTTTTACTGATCATCAAGGTCCCGGAGAGGACAAACAGGAGGGATAGGGGGTGGAGGTCGCAGGGCCCGAAGGTCCAGGATCCCCAATAGAGGTGTGCGCCCAACCGGTCCTGCCAGGCGGCCCAGACGAGGACGCCGATCAATAGTACCGTGGTGGGAATGGGAGTGCCTTCGAAGTAGGCGACCTTGTCCGCTCCCTCGGAGAGGCGCTCGGCGGTGACGTTGTACCGGGCCAGGCGGCTGACCCCGCAGCAGACGAAATAGGTGAGCATGACCCAGTCCCACCCTCCCCGCAGGCCCGCGGCGAATCCGATGGCCGCCGGCGCGACCCCGAACGAGATGATGTCCGCTAGTGAGTCCAACTCGCGTCCCAGCGCCGAATGCATGTGCCGCCAGCGGGCGACCCGGCCATCGAGCCAGTCGAAGAGGAGGGCTGCCGGCGCCATGGCCACGGCGGCGAAGAAGTCGGTCAGGGCCTGGCTGCCCATGTAGCGCATGCTGAAGAACACCGCGGCGAGTCCACAAGCGGCGTTAGCCAGGGTGAGAAAGTCGGCTAAGTGAAACTCGCGGATCATCGAGAAATGTTTGGAAGGAGCCATTGCCACGGCGGAAATCTACGCTGGATCCCTACGAATGTCCAGACGGCGCGTCTCGGTGCGTGGTCTGCCGTGAAATGTGAGGGCGGAGATGGTTGGTCTGGTTGGTGGGGCGCCGCGCGAGACGAATGTGCGATTGGATGTCAGCCCGTTGCGTAGCCGCTGGGAAAGGAGTATTTTTTTCGTACATTGGCAATCAGAAAGGAGGCTCCCATGACACCGTTGCGGCTCCTCTCCTTGACCTGTGTGCTGCTTCTCTCCACCACGTCTCTGGCGTCGGCGGAAATTCTTGCCCTCCTCAACTATGAGAGTAAGCCGGGCCAGCCGGTGAGACGCGAAGCGATCGCGATCATGGACATCGATCCCGAGTCTGCGGACTTCGGGAAGATCTTGATGGAGGTTCCCCTTCCCTCCGATCTCGTAGCGCACCACATCTTTTTCAACCGTGATCGGACGAAGGCCTACATTACGGCGCTGGGCAAACCCCTGCTGCACGTCGTCGATCTCACCCGCTTCCCCTATCGCCTGCGCGCGATTGCCGTGCCGGACTGCCAGGTCGGCGAGGATCTCGTCGTCTCGGAGGATAACCGAACCTGGTATCTCACCTGTATGGGCTCCAGCAACGTGATCATGGGTGATGCGGTGAGAGATGTGCCCATCAAAACGGTGAGTGCGGCTGAACCGGCAGCCGCCTTTATCCTGTATCCGCACGGGATTGCGATTCACAACGGCATCGATCGGGTTCTCGTCACCAGCTCCGTCAAGCCGGATATGTCCGACGTGGGTGAGTCGGTCACGGTGCTGGAAGCCAGTACCGGGAACGTGCTCTCGACGCACAAAATCTCGATGAAACCTTCTCCTGCCAAATCCGCTCCCGTCGAAATCATGTTCAGCCCCCATGCGAATCCCCCCGTGGTGCACATCACCACTATGATGGAAGGGACGCTGTGGGCCGGAATCTGGGATCCGAAAGCCCAGTCGTTTTCCTTCTATCAGGTCGATGATTTCGGACCACGGCAACAAGGGATGCCATTGGAAATGCTCTACAACAAAAAGGGGGACCGCTTGTACGTCACCACGGCCAAGCCGGGGTTTGTCAATCTGTATGACAATACCGATCCACGGCAGCCGAAGTTCCTCCAGGCCATTCCCGCCGCTCCGGGCGCCCATCATGCGGTCCTGTCGCCCGATGAACGCTACCTGTTCGTCCAAAATAGCCTGCTCAATCTGGAAGGCATCAGCGACGGGTCCGTCACGGTGATCGACTTGTCGAAGGGTGGGAAAGTGCTGGGGAGCATCGACACGTTGAAAGCGCAAGGCTTCAACCCGAACTGCATCATGCTGCTGCCGAATCATTTTCAGCTTCAGCACAGCACCTTGCGTGTGAGCCGATGAGGACGGGACAACGGGACTGAGGGCGACTGAGAAAACCTACGGGGGGCCGGGCTGGGAGCCCGCCCTCTCAGGTCTTGAAGCCGATGCGGCGGGATTTGGGTCCGGCTCCGCCATGAGTTCACGAATGGCTTCGAAAACAATCCGAAACTGGCCATCGTACTTCTTTCCCAGATCGGTAAGGCGTCGGGCAAGGGCTTTGTTCGAACCGATCATTTCTCGAAGCTGAACACACGCTCGCATGATGGCAATGTTCACTTGGATCGCCCTCTTGCTTCGCAACACGCTGGACAACATTGCCACTCCCTGCTCGGAAAAGGCATAGGGCGCATGCCTTCTCCCACCCCACTTCGAACTTGATATCGCAACTTGCGATTTCAAGTCATCAAACTCCAGTACCTCGCTTTAGGGATGGGGGCTGATTGAACTTCCACTGCGCGCGTCCAACGAGGGTCGTCCGCGACCGCGCGTTGCGCGAGCACAGAAGTTCATCAGCCACCATCCCGTCTCCCTCTGTTTGCGGTTCAAAAAGAGACTTGTTATAGTCCGCGCAGGTGGAGGGCCGTATGGGAATGGAACCGAGTTATATCTTGATCGACGGGCAGACGTTCAGCAAGGCGAAGCTGTCGCTCGACAACCATGTCTACAAGAACTGCGCGATCGATGACTGCGACATCTATTTCAGCGGTGGACAATACGAGTTGCTCGATACCCACATCACCAATTCCCGCCTTATCCTCAACCACCCGGCCAAGGGCATGTATAACGCCGTGCAGATCTTTAAGATGAAGTCGCCGGGGTCACAAGTTATTTTCGAGTGACCCGCTGGCCAGAGGCGAGAGGGAAGCACAGGCCTCCGACCTTCGGCCTCTTGCCCCAAGCCTCTCGCCTATTTAATTGAGATATTCTCTGCGAACTTGACGATCTCGATCGCCTGAAAGACGGGGTCTTGCGAGCCTTTTGAGGATTCGGCTTCGACTCGCAGCAGGAATGGGGCAGGGCCTGTGATCGGCGCGTAGTTGAGGATTACTTCAACATCGAACGTCTTGGTGTCTTTCGGCGTGGGGAAGGTAAAGATCTCGACGCGCAGTTCTTCCGGCTTCAAGACGGTATCTTCCAGGACTTTGACCGCCTCGAAATCGAAGCTCGTCTTCTGACCCTTGGCATCCTGATAGACTCGCCCATAGACCCGCTTGTCGGTATAGACGGTCTTGAGATTCTTCCCTTTGATATCCAGATCCAGCACCACCGTCGCCCAGGCCGGATGGGTGGTCGGCAGACTGTGCGGCACGAGACTCTGCACCTTCACCGTGACAATGGTCTTGTCGCCTTCAATCTTGGTCTGCACGTCCAGCTTGGCTGCTTCCTGGCGGAGCTTGCCGATGCGTCCGGGGAAGGTATGGTTCGCCGTTTTGCGCTTCTTCTCCCCGTTCGCCGACTCGCCGACCTGCTCCGGCATGTGACAGGTCTGGCATTCTTTGCCGGACTTCACGGCCTTGCTTTGATCCCAGCTTCCGAGCAGATCGTTGCTCTTCCCTAAGTTGGCCGCCGAGGGGACCGACTGATGGCAATTGAGACAGAGATCTGATTTCTGAAAGAGCCCGAGCTCCATCGACTGGTGCGCGAGGTTCTGGACGAAGTCCTTATAGGGCCCATAGAGCGTTTTGCTGCCGAGTTCGTACTTGGGCTCCGGCGGTTGTTTGGTCCGATCGACCTGCTTGATCAAGTGACATTGTGCGCAAGCCACGCCGTCCAACGAGGGGTCGCCGGACTTGGCTTGATCGACGAAGAGTTGTGCCTGCTCGGGAAATTCGCGCACGTGTGGCGCATGACAGCGGAAACAGAGCCCTTTGTCCTTGCCGGCTGGAGACTGGAGAAAGGCGTCGAGCGAGGCGCGAAATGCCGGCGAATGAATGGACTTCGATAGCGGCGAGGTTTCCCATTCTTCAAACACACGCTCGTGGCAACGCTTACACTTGCTGGAGCTGGGAAAGGCCTTCTCAAGGGTGGGCTTGGAGGCATCCTGCGCATAGAGGCCTTGGTCGAGCCCATGCGAAAGCACGAAGGCCGCTACGAGCACTATGCCGATTCCTAGCTTCGCACCGATCGACTGTCGCACCATCATCATGCCCCTCGATTGGACGACTCAGAGATTTTTCGCCCGGTACGTTAAAAGACGGGGCTGCGTATATTCTTCAAAAATCTTCTTCGCACTCTCCCGCTCTTTGTCGGTCGCCAAGGTAGCCAGATACTTTTCTTTCAGGCTCGGCTCTGGCGTCGGGATCAACGCATAGTTCAGCACCGCTTCAATCGATGCGGCGGTCGTGCCGGTGGGAATCGCCAGGGAGAAGGGGACTTTTCTCGTATGGCCCCCCTTGATGAAGGGATCGGGAATCTGGCCACGAAGAATTTTGTCGTAAGGCAAGCCGAATTGCTTCGTCTCTTCTTGCAGTACCTTGCCCTGCGCATCCTTGGCGGTCAGGACCAGATAGAACTGCTTGAGCACCGGGTCGCCGTCTGGGAAGCTATGCGGGAGGCTGCCGATCTTCACCAGCGCCGTACCCTCCACGGCGGAGGCCGACTTGGTGGCCTCAAGATCCACGCGAGGCATCCATTCGGCCTGTAGATTGCGATTTCTGAGGAGGGTGCCTGGGACAACCACACCACGGAACCAGTGCCGACCGATGGCGCGAGTCATGGAGCCGCGCCGCGAGGTAGAGCTGCCGGTCGAGGGCTCCATGTGACAGTCCTGGCACACCGTGCCCTGCAAGATCTCTCCGGCCAGGTCCTTCTGCGTCTCATCCTTGACCTTGTCGAAATGGCAGGAGGCGCAGTAGTTCGCACCACGGAACAGGTCGGATTGCGTCGCCGGATGGACGAGGTTTTCCTCCGGATTGGGATAGGGGCCGTAGATCATCTTGCCCGGCTCGATCTTGAACGACGGCGGGGAGTTCGGTGTGTGCTCCACGCTCTTGATCAGGTGGCAGGAGGCGCAGCCGATCCCTTCCACTTGCGGCTTGCCGGACAACACTTGCGCCACAATCTTCTCGACATGTTGCGGGAACACCGTCGTCGACGGCGCATGGCAGGCGAGACAGCGGCGGCGCTCGTCGGCCGTTGGATTGGTCTGCAGCCAGACACCCAACACCGTGCGGAACACCGGCGACTCCAGCGACGTGCCATGTAACAGCGCGGCATCGACCCGGCCGAATGTCTTCAGATCCGGCGTCTGTTCGCGCACGCCTTTCCATTCTTCATAATGCCGATCGTGGCATTGCTTGCAGTCTTCCGATCGAATGAAAATCTTTTCAATCTCCGCCACCCAGTCGGCGTGAGCCGGAGCCTCTGCCTTCTGCGCCATAGCACGGCCATGCGACAGCGCGATGAGACCCACGATGATCAGGAGGAATAGTCCGAAGGCGATTCGTTGTGCGTACTTGCGTCGTCCCATGCTCAATCCCGTTTGCATCCGACGAAATGAAAATTCACACCCCACCCGACCGGATCGCCTGGATCGGCCGGCTCATAGGTGCCGACGGTGAAGTTGCATTCCTTCATCCCGCGCTTGATCGCTTTCCCGAAATCGAGCATGTTTCTGATCTCGGTCTTGTCGATCTCTTTGATGACGGACCGGACCTTGATGCCGGCATAGTCGGCGCGCGAGTTCCCGATCACTTCAAACACCGCGACGCCCTGCGCCCGTTCGAGTTTCAATTCTTTTTTGATGTCTTCGTCCACGTCGCCAACGATCACGCCGAATTCTTCACCTAATTTCGCCGCTTCATCCACGGTCATCGGCTCCGGCTCCGCCGCATGTACCGATGGCTGCCCAACGCCGCTAAGGATTGCCAGGCACAGGCCGACACACAAAAAAAAGGCCCTTCCGCTCCGAAGGGCCTTTGTGTGAGCAGTGACGGCACCGATTCGAGCAACCTCCAACGTTCGCGCCTTTCATCCGCACAGGTAGCGTTATCTTAACAAAACACCTGGCAGGCTGCAGAAGACCAATCCCGCAGGCTGCTCAAACAGTTCGTCAGCGAGGCCGCAGGCGAACTATCCTTCACTAAGGGGTGGCTGGGATGATCCCTACTGCGCGCGTCCAACGAGGGCTTTCTCAAGCCGCGCGTTGCGCGAGCACGGGGATCGTCTCAGCTACCCCGTCTCCCTTTTCAGCAGCCTGCTAGAGCTTCACAATAGGGTCGATCACCAACTGAAACCACGGCGCGACGGCCTTTTGCCCGTTCCGCTCTTTGTTCTCCCCGTTCCATACAGCAAACGACACGGTTTGCACTCGTCCAGGAATCAGCTTGGCTTCGTTCTCTTGCTCTTCACTCACCAAAGGCCTGCGCATGACCACGTGCCAGACCCCATCTTTCCAGGCAGCCTTCCCTTGAACCCGCCCCTGCTTTTCTTTGGTCGTCAGCGTGCTAAAGCCTCCGCCGATGAGGTCCTCGACCGAAGAGACCCTGCGCGGAATGACTTCAAAGGTCCGCACGCCGTCTTTGGATTTTTCAGACGTCTTGGCAGCCCGGCGATCGATATCGCTCTGCCAATCGGCCTTCCAATGCCAGATGTTGATGTAGTGATCGAGTTGGCCCATGCAGAAAAATGCGGGCGCATCGCCGAGGGGCAGCCCGATCGCGACACCGTCGCGAAAGGTCCCCGGCGTCAAGCGGTCATTTTTTGTGTTGTCCTGCCATTCCAGCAGAAAGGCGATTTCGGTGCCGTTGTGGAGCGATCGCACCGTGAGGGCCCGTGCGGTCGGTTCAGGCCAGACCGGCCTGGTAATGACCTGACCGCTCAAGGGAAGAGTCATCGGCGCGACCTTGGCCCATGCCGTATCCTCGGGGCCCGTCGGCAGCTCCCCCTCAACGAGGCGCGCACGAATCATCATGCCCTCGGAACTGACGAGGGGCACGTCGAAGCCCACTAAGAGGCCAGCGGTCACCAGGATGAAGAGGAACAGCAGCAGTAACGGGCGGGAAGCCATCTTCGTCGTCGTACGCACCATGCAAGGTCCTCGGGTGACTGGCGCGAGCCACATTCTTACGGGTTCAGAATACCACAACCCCCAGGCGAGGCCAAACCGGCGGCCTCGTGATTTCTACCAGAGTTTCACGCGGCGAATTTTATTTTCGCCCCGTTCGCAAATGTAGAGATAGCCCTGGGAGTCCAGCGACAGTCCGACGGGAGAGTTAACGACGGCCTCGATTCCGAGGAGCCCGTCTCCATGTTTCACGGTCCCGGACGATTCTTTCGCCACGAAACGCGCCGCGCCGCAGCCACCCATATTCTTGTCTTCGTAGCCGCTGTCTCCGTTGCCCGCAACCGTGGTAATCACGCCGGTCGCAACGTCGACCTTCCGCACGCGATGATTCATCGTATCGGAGATGTAGAGATTGTCTTGATGGTCCACCACCACAGCTTCCGGCGCATGGAGCATCGCTCTGACGGCCGGCTTGTCGTCACCGTCGTAGCCATACCGGCAGACACCGGCCACGGTCGAGATAATCCCGGTCTTGTGATCGATGCTGCGGACGCGGTTGCTGCCCTTGTCGACGAAAATGATATCGCCTTTCCCGTTCACCGTCAGCCCAACGACGTCGTAGATGCGGGCCTCGAGCGCGGGCTTGCCGTCGTCGAGGTACATGGACATGTCCAGTCCGTCCGAACAGACCGGCATGAGCCAGCCATGGTCGTCGCTGAAATCGATGCCGATCGCATCGCCGGACAGCACAACAAGATTCCGCGCCACGAGCGGCTGCTCGCGTGCTTCGTCCTCGGCTGTCCAGGCCCCGGCGACGGTCGTGACCATGCCGGTCTTGGAATCATAGCGGCGGATGCGGTGCGCCTGGGTATCGGCGATATACATCACATCGTCGGGATCGAAGGCGATGGCGG from Nitrospirota bacterium carries:
- a CDS encoding type II toxin-antitoxin system MqsA family antitoxin, encoding MMCVICKTGETHQGTATVTLEREGATVVIKGVPARVCTNCGEEYVEESVTAHLLKTAEEAVRAGVQVDVRTYAAA
- a CDS encoding DUF4258 domain-containing protein; the encoded protein is MSQFLLVFRVHAIQRMFQRRVSKEDVRLVVATGETIETYPTDKPFPSRLILGWSGLRPLHVVAADNGSAQETIIVTVYQPDIEEWESGFKRRKRR
- a CDS encoding helix-turn-helix domain-containing protein, with protein sequence MLKDRRSMTPKEIRESLRVSKQGAMDLLNPLLEAGLVQRSGTQKSGQYKLT
- a CDS encoding OmpA family protein; translation: MNRDVRMISLLAISCLVLWSAGCSSKAGRSDGSTAYPAPIDSMPSTSMTDLPGTERPGPGMAITKVDPATAKRQMDQMRAEQTATATAGLRDVFFGYDSWNIDDEGRQALSRDAEWLRTHPAVQLKVEGHCDDRGSTTYNFVLAEKRAKSVRNYLMELGIKPERFIVVSYGKERPFCRDRSETCYQQNRRGHLVVRP
- a CDS encoding helix-turn-helix transcriptional regulator encodes the protein MKKTKRAKLEAAGWVVGSVKEFLGLSEAEAVLIEVKLALSRSLRERRNKQGLSQVQLAERLQSSQSRVAKMEAGDPSVSMDLLVSALLLLGASSTDLANAIKGGEKKAGPRAA
- a CDS encoding type II toxin-antitoxin system RelE/ParE family toxin, whose translation is MGEIDKPLVWLRGGVKTPPFSQAARLEAGYALRLLQQGESLGLPHSRPMPAIGPRCHELRINDESCTFRIIYRADTDAVVILDVLKKKTQQTPQSIIQTCRRRLREYDQLNA
- a CDS encoding CDP-alcohol phosphatidyltransferase family protein, producing the protein MAPSKHFSMIREFHLADFLTLANAACGLAAVFFSMRYMGSQALTDFFAAVAMAPAALLFDWLDGRVARWRHMHSALGRELDSLADIISFGVAPAAIGFAAGLRGGWDWVMLTYFVCCGVSRLARYNVTAERLSEGADKVAYFEGTPIPTTVLLIGVLVWAAWQDRLGAHLYWGSWTFGPCDLHPLSLLFVLSGTLMISKTLRIPKV
- a CDS encoding YncE family protein; protein product: MTPLRLLSLTCVLLLSTTSLASAEILALLNYESKPGQPVRREAIAIMDIDPESADFGKILMEVPLPSDLVAHHIFFNRDRTKAYITALGKPLLHVVDLTRFPYRLRAIAVPDCQVGEDLVVSEDNRTWYLTCMGSSNVIMGDAVRDVPIKTVSAAEPAAAFILYPHGIAIHNGIDRVLVTSSVKPDMSDVGESVTVLEASTGNVLSTHKISMKPSPAKSAPVEIMFSPHANPPVVHITTMMEGTLWAGIWDPKAQSFSFYQVDDFGPRQQGMPLEMLYNKKGDRLYVTTAKPGFVNLYDNTDPRQPKFLQAIPAAPGAHHAVLSPDERYLFVQNSLLNLEGISDGSVTVIDLSKGGKVLGSIDTLKAQGFNPNCIMLLPNHFQLQHSTLRVSR
- a CDS encoding multiheme c-type cytochrome yields the protein MMMVRQSIGAKLGIGIVLVAAFVLSHGLDQGLYAQDASKPTLEKAFPSSSKCKRCHERVFEEWETSPLSKSIHSPAFRASLDAFLQSPAGKDKGLCFRCHAPHVREFPEQAQLFVDQAKSGDPSLDGVACAQCHLIKQVDRTKQPPEPKYELGSKTLYGPYKDFVQNLAHQSMELGLFQKSDLCLNCHQSVPSAANLGKSNDLLGSWDQSKAVKSGKECQTCHMPEQVGESANGEKKRKTANHTFPGRIGKLRQEAAKLDVQTKIEGDKTIVTVKVQSLVPHSLPTTHPAWATVVLDLDIKGKNLKTVYTDKRVYGRVYQDAKGQKTSFDFEAVKVLEDTVLKPEELRVEIFTFPTPKDTKTFDVEVILNYAPITGPAPFLLRVEAESSKGSQDPVFQAIEIVKFAENISIK
- a CDS encoding multiheme c-type cytochrome → MGRRKYAQRIAFGLFLLIIVGLIALSHGRAMAQKAEAPAHADWVAEIEKIFIRSEDCKQCHDRHYEEWKGVREQTPDLKTFGRVDAALLHGTSLESPVFRTVLGVWLQTNPTADERRRCLACHAPSTTVFPQHVEKIVAQVLSGKPQVEGIGCASCHLIKSVEHTPNSPPSFKIEPGKMIYGPYPNPEENLVHPATQSDLFRGANYCASCHFDKVKDETQKDLAGEILQGTVCQDCHMEPSTGSSTSRRGSMTRAIGRHWFRGVVVPGTLLRNRNLQAEWMPRVDLEATKSASAVEGTALVKIGSLPHSFPDGDPVLKQFYLVLTAKDAQGKVLQEETKQFGLPYDKILRGQIPDPFIKGGHTRKVPFSLAIPTGTTAASIEAVLNYALIPTPEPSLKEKYLATLATDKERESAKKIFEEYTQPRLLTYRAKNL
- a CDS encoding PDZ domain-containing protein, producing the protein MTVDEAAKLGEEFGVIVGDVDEDIKKELKLERAQGVAVFEVIGNSRADYAGIKVRSVIKEIDKTEIRNMLDFGKAIKRGMKECNFTVGTYEPADPGDPVGWGVNFHFVGCKRD
- a CDS encoding ethylbenzene dehydrogenase-related protein, which gives rise to MVRTTTKMASRPLLLLFLFILVTAGLLVGFDVPLVSSEGMMIRARLVEGELPTGPEDTAWAKVAPMTLPLSGQVITRPVWPEPTARALTVRSLHNGTEIAFLLEWQDNTKNDRLTPGTFRDGVAIGLPLGDAPAFFCMGQLDHYINIWHWKADWQSDIDRRAAKTSEKSKDGVRTFEVIPRRVSSVEDLIGGGFSTLTTKEKQGRVQGKAAWKDGVWHVVMRRPLVSEEQENEAKLIPGRVQTVSFAVWNGENKERNGQKAVAPWFQLVIDPIVKL